In a single window of the Bacillus mycoides genome:
- the asnA gene encoding aspartate--ammonia ligase, translated as MYQSLMTVRETQIAIKEVKTFFEDQLAKRLELFRVSAPLFVTKKSGLNDHLNGVERPIEFDMLHSGEELEIVHSLAKWKRFALHEYGYEAGEGLYTNMNAIRRDEELDATHSIYVDQWDWEKIVQKEWRTIDYLQKTVQTIYGIFKELEDHLFEKYPFLGKYLPEEIVFITSQELEDKYPELTPKDREHAIAKEHGAVFIIGIGDALRSGEKHDGRASDYDDWKLNGDILFWHPVLQASFELSSMGIRVDSKALDEQLTKTGEDFKREYDFHKGILEDVLPLTIGGGIGQSRMCMYFLRKAHIGEVQSSVWPDDLREACKKENIHLF; from the coding sequence ATGTATCAATCATTAATGACAGTAAGAGAGACTCAAATCGCAATTAAGGAAGTTAAAACATTTTTCGAGGATCAATTAGCAAAGCGCCTTGAACTATTCCGCGTATCTGCACCATTATTCGTAACGAAGAAATCAGGATTAAACGATCACTTAAACGGTGTAGAACGTCCAATTGAATTTGATATGTTACATTCAGGAGAAGAATTAGAAATTGTACATTCACTAGCGAAGTGGAAAAGATTCGCATTACATGAATACGGATATGAAGCTGGTGAAGGTTTATATACAAACATGAACGCGATTCGTCGTGATGAAGAACTTGATGCAACGCATTCCATTTATGTTGACCAATGGGATTGGGAAAAAATCGTTCAAAAAGAATGGCGTACTATCGATTACTTACAAAAAACAGTACAAACAATTTATGGAATATTCAAAGAATTGGAAGATCACTTATTTGAAAAGTATCCGTTCCTTGGAAAGTATTTACCAGAAGAAATTGTTTTCATTACTTCTCAAGAACTGGAAGATAAATATCCAGAATTAACACCGAAAGATCGTGAACATGCAATTGCGAAAGAACACGGTGCAGTCTTTATTATTGGAATTGGTGATGCACTCCGTTCAGGTGAAAAGCACGATGGACGCGCGTCCGATTATGATGATTGGAAATTAAACGGTGACATTTTATTCTGGCACCCAGTACTACAAGCTTCGTTCGAATTATCATCAATGGGAATTCGTGTTGATAGTAAAGCACTTGATGAGCAATTAACGAAAACTGGTGAAGACTTCAAACGTGAGTATGATTTCCATAAAGGTATTTTAGAAGACGTACTACCATTAACAATTGGTGGTGGTATCGGCCAATCAAGAATGTGTATGTACTTCTTACGTAAAGCACATATCGGTGAAGTTCAATCTTCTGTATGGCCTGATGATTTACGTGAAGCTTGCAAGAAAGAAAACATTCATTTGTTTTAA
- a CDS encoding DEAD/DEAH box helicase, with amino-acid sequence MSFTLNKSIIKEVCGETSYKRGEAYYKSNKVIINHYDENKEICEATVKGNEDFHVTVEKAKKGDVVAKCSCPSLASFQTYCQHVAAVLIQINYNQQTGGMSENMSGNDQLTSGMFQLFADKPLRPKSKQHRFDTREILDVAFICSPVATKSGGALLGIQLKLAKTYFINHIREFLSNVEKRETFHCSNEFTYTPDVHSFRQETDAIIQQLIKIYHNEKMYEDTLEVHAKQDDSMILIPPASWKDMLSLLSKVEFVGLNQDGKSFHGLQISKGLLPLHFEFNKGSNDGFTLYIDGLQQVEVMDTYSYALFGGKLYQLNAEDCKRLIELQKMMNRSSSNQLYIPADKMEHFVAKVVPGLMKLGTVRIDEVVSDCVETPSLKAKLYLDRVKNRLLAGLEFHYGNVVINPLEEDGQPSVFNRDEKKEKEILDIMSESAFAKTEGGYFMHNEEAEYNFLYHAVPTLKGLVDIYATSAIKLRIHKGDTAPLIRVRRKERIDWLSFRFDIKGIPEAEIKGVLVALEEKRKYYRLASGALLSLESKEFNDINQFIKESSIRKEFLKGEEIDVPLIRSVKWMNSLQEGNVLSLDESVQELVENIQNPKKLKFAVPSGLDAIMREYQTYGFQWMKTLAYYRFGGILADDMGLGKTLQSIAFIDSVLPEIREKKLPILVVSPSSLVYNWLSELKKFAPHIRAVIADGNQAERRKILKDITKFDVVITSYPLLRRDIRLYAQPFHTLFLDEAQAFKNHTTQTARAVKTVQAEYRFGLTGTPVENSLEELWSIFHVVFPELLPGRKEFGDLRREDIAKRVKPFVLRRLKGDVLHELPEKIEHLQSSELLPDQKRIYAAYLAKLREETLKHLDKDTLRKNKIRVLAGLTRLRQICCHPALFVDDYKGSSAKFDQLLEILEECRSTGKRILIFSQFTKMLSIIGRELNRQAVPYFYLDGSTPAQERVELCNRFNEGEGDLFLISLKAGGTGLNLTGADTVILYDLWWNPAVEQQAADRAYRMGQKNTVQVIKLVAHGTIEEKMHELQESKKNLIAEIIEPGEEKLSSITEEEIRDILMI; translated from the coding sequence ATGAGTTTTACATTAAATAAATCGATTATTAAAGAAGTATGCGGAGAGACCTCATATAAAAGAGGTGAAGCTTATTATAAATCAAATAAAGTAATAATAAATCATTATGATGAAAATAAAGAAATTTGCGAGGCAACGGTAAAAGGGAATGAAGATTTTCATGTTACAGTAGAAAAAGCTAAAAAAGGTGATGTTGTTGCGAAATGTAGTTGTCCTTCATTAGCGTCTTTTCAAACGTACTGTCAACATGTTGCAGCCGTACTAATACAAATAAATTATAACCAGCAAACGGGCGGCATGTCCGAAAATATGAGCGGAAATGATCAATTAACGAGCGGGATGTTTCAGTTGTTTGCAGACAAACCACTGCGGCCAAAAAGTAAACAACACCGTTTTGATACACGTGAAATATTAGATGTTGCGTTTATATGTTCACCAGTAGCGACGAAAAGCGGTGGGGCCCTTCTTGGAATTCAGTTAAAACTTGCGAAAACATACTTTATAAATCATATTAGAGAATTTCTTTCTAACGTGGAGAAAAGAGAGACTTTTCATTGTTCCAATGAATTTACATACACACCAGATGTACATAGCTTCAGGCAAGAAACGGATGCGATTATTCAGCAGCTCATTAAAATTTATCATAATGAAAAAATGTATGAGGATACACTGGAAGTACATGCAAAACAAGATGATAGTATGATTTTAATACCGCCAGCTTCATGGAAGGATATGCTTTCTTTACTTTCTAAAGTTGAGTTTGTGGGACTTAATCAAGATGGAAAATCTTTTCATGGTTTACAAATTTCAAAAGGGCTACTTCCTTTACATTTTGAGTTTAATAAAGGGAGTAACGATGGGTTTACACTTTATATTGACGGCTTACAACAAGTAGAAGTAATGGATACGTATAGTTATGCTCTATTTGGAGGGAAACTGTATCAGTTGAACGCTGAGGATTGTAAGCGGCTTATCGAATTACAAAAAATGATGAATCGTTCTAGTAGTAACCAATTGTATATTCCAGCAGATAAGATGGAGCACTTTGTAGCAAAAGTTGTACCAGGGTTAATGAAGCTAGGAACTGTGCGAATAGATGAGGTAGTATCAGATTGTGTGGAAACGCCTTCGCTAAAAGCAAAATTGTATTTAGATCGAGTGAAAAATCGTTTGTTAGCAGGTCTCGAATTTCATTATGGAAACGTCGTGATTAATCCGTTAGAAGAGGATGGGCAGCCATCTGTTTTTAATCGTGATGAGAAAAAGGAAAAAGAGATTTTAGACATTATGAGTGAAAGTGCCTTTGCGAAAACGGAAGGCGGTTATTTTATGCATAATGAAGAAGCTGAGTATAACTTTTTATATCATGCTGTTCCAACGTTAAAAGGTTTAGTTGATATTTATGCGACGTCAGCCATCAAATTACGAATTCATAAGGGAGACACAGCTCCTCTTATAAGAGTTAGAAGGAAAGAGAGAATTGATTGGTTATCATTCCGCTTTGATATAAAAGGTATTCCAGAGGCAGAAATTAAAGGGGTATTAGTCGCTCTTGAGGAGAAACGAAAATATTATCGTTTAGCAAGTGGTGCTCTACTATCACTTGAGAGTAAAGAGTTTAATGATATTAATCAGTTTATAAAAGAATCTAGTATTCGAAAAGAATTTTTAAAGGGCGAAGAAATAGATGTCCCTCTTATTCGTAGTGTGAAATGGATGAATTCACTGCAAGAAGGAAACGTATTAAGTTTAGATGAGTCTGTTCAAGAATTGGTAGAGAACATTCAAAATCCTAAAAAGCTGAAGTTTGCGGTGCCAAGTGGCTTAGATGCGATAATGAGAGAGTATCAAACATACGGATTCCAGTGGATGAAAACACTTGCCTATTATCGTTTTGGCGGCATTTTAGCTGATGATATGGGACTGGGGAAAACGTTGCAAAGTATTGCTTTTATAGACTCTGTTTTGCCGGAAATTCGAGAGAAGAAACTGCCTATATTAGTTGTTTCTCCGTCGTCCCTCGTTTACAACTGGCTTAGCGAGTTAAAAAAATTCGCTCCACATATTAGAGCAGTTATTGCCGATGGAAATCAAGCAGAGCGCCGAAAAATTTTAAAAGATATAACGAAATTTGATGTAGTAATTACGTCATATCCTTTACTGAGAAGAGATATAAGGTTATATGCGCAGCCATTTCATACGCTATTTCTTGATGAAGCACAAGCATTTAAAAATCATACGACGCAAACTGCAAGAGCGGTAAAAACAGTGCAGGCGGAGTACCGTTTTGGATTAACAGGAACACCTGTAGAAAATTCATTAGAAGAGCTATGGTCTATCTTCCACGTTGTCTTCCCAGAATTATTACCGGGAAGAAAAGAGTTCGGTGATTTAAGACGAGAAGATATTGCGAAGCGGGTAAAACCATTCGTGTTAAGAAGGTTAAAGGGTGATGTATTACACGAACTCCCAGAAAAAATTGAGCACTTACAATCATCAGAACTTTTACCAGATCAAAAGAGGATTTACGCAGCTTATTTAGCAAAGTTAAGAGAAGAAACGTTAAAACATTTGGATAAAGATACGTTACGTAAAAATAAAATTCGGGTTTTAGCTGGTTTAACGAGACTACGGCAAATTTGTTGTCATCCTGCTTTGTTTGTTGATGACTATAAAGGTAGTTCAGCTAAATTTGATCAGCTGCTAGAAATTTTGGAGGAATGCAGAAGTACAGGGAAGAGAATTCTTATCTTTTCCCAATTTACGAAGATGCTTTCGATAATCGGACGTGAATTAAATCGTCAAGCAGTTCCATACTTTTATTTAGACGGGAGTACACCAGCGCAAGAACGTGTAGAGCTATGCAATCGGTTTAACGAAGGAGAAGGGGATCTATTTCTTATTTCGTTAAAAGCTGGTGGCACAGGACTAAATTTAACAGGTGCAGATACAGTTATATTGTACGACTTGTGGTGGAATCCAGCTGTTGAACAACAAGCTGCGGATAGAGCGTATCGAATGGGACAAAAAAATACAGTGCAAGTGATTAAGTTAGTAGCACATGGAACAATTGAAGAAAAAATGCACGAGTTACAAGAGAGTAAGAAAAATTTAATCGCTGAAATTATCGAACCGGGAGAAGAGAAGTTATCTTCTATTACGGAGGAAGAAATCCGCGATATTCTTATGATTTAA
- a CDS encoding response regulator — protein sequence MFYYIVDDDEVFRSMLSQIIEDGDLGEVIGESEDGAFIEADQLNFKKVDILFIDLLMPMRDGIETVRHIASSFTGKIIMISQVESKQLIGEAYTLGVEYYITKPLNKIEVVSVVRKVMERIRLERSIHDIQKSLNNVFKWEQPQVRNEPMQEGKRIADSGRYLLSELGIAGENGSKDLLSMLEYLYGQEKEQTFEFGFPALKDIFHHITIRKLENIASDADIDKERKASEQRVRRAIYQSLNHLASLGLTDFSNPKFESYAPKFFDFTVVRKRMTEMTKEEVATSGHTRINTKKFIQVLYFEAKRLMEIE from the coding sequence TTGTTTTATTATATCGTAGATGATGATGAAGTTTTCCGCTCCATGCTTTCACAAATTATTGAAGATGGCGATCTTGGGGAAGTAATTGGAGAGTCGGAAGATGGAGCTTTTATTGAAGCGGATCAATTAAATTTTAAAAAAGTAGATATTTTATTTATTGATTTATTAATGCCAATGCGAGATGGGATTGAAACAGTTCGCCATATTGCATCCTCTTTTACAGGGAAAATCATTATGATTTCTCAAGTTGAATCGAAACAGCTTATTGGTGAGGCGTATACACTTGGTGTTGAATATTATATTACGAAACCATTAAATAAAATTGAGGTTGTATCTGTTGTACGTAAAGTAATGGAACGTATTCGTTTAGAGCGCTCTATACATGATATTCAAAAATCATTGAATAACGTTTTTAAGTGGGAACAGCCGCAAGTTCGAAATGAGCCAATGCAGGAAGGAAAAAGAATAGCAGATTCAGGGCGCTATTTATTATCAGAACTCGGTATTGCGGGAGAGAATGGAAGTAAAGATTTACTTAGTATGTTGGAATATTTATATGGACAAGAAAAAGAGCAAACGTTTGAATTTGGATTTCCTGCGCTAAAAGATATCTTTCACCATATAACTATAAGAAAATTAGAGAATATAGCTTCAGATGCAGATATAGATAAGGAGAGAAAAGCATCTGAACAAAGGGTACGTAGAGCGATTTATCAATCGTTAAATCACTTAGCTTCCCTTGGATTAACAGACTTTTCAAATCCGAAATTTGAAAGCTATGCTCCGAAATTTTTTGATTTCACTGTAGTTAGAAAACGGATGACAGAAATGACAAAAGAAGAAGTAGCAACTTCTGGACATACGCGAATTAATACGAAAAAGTTTATTCAAGTGTTGTATTTTGAGGCGAAACGGTTGATGGAGATAGAATGA
- the malS gene encoding oxaloacetate-decarboxylating malate dehydrogenase yields MSKFTVASNGALETTLRGAEVLSTPLLNKGVAFTQEEREELGLKGLLPPAVLTLEEQARRAYEQFSSQPDDLLKNVYLTALHDRNEVLFYRILTEHLREMLPIVYTPTVGVAIQRYSHEYRKPRGIYLSINDPSGIEDAFANIGATAENIDLVVVTDGEGILGIGDWGVGGINIAIGKLAVYTAAVGIDPSRVLPVILDVGTNREELLNNPFYIGNRHPRITGEAYDEFIDTFVQAVNKQFPKALLHWEDFSSRNARKILDKYRHDVCTFNDDIQGTGAVSLAAVLSAVKASGVPLSEHRVVVFGAGTAGIGIADQVRDAMVRVGLSDEESHNRFWCIDRNGLVTDNMEDLLDFQIPYARKEAEVSDWKQNDAIGLAEVVKHVKPTILIGTSTVAGAFKEEIIKEMASHVERPIILPMSNPTPLAEAKPADLIEWTEGKALVATGSPFEPVTYNGVTYVIGQSNNALIFPGLGLGTIVVRASVMTDGMFAAAAEAVASMVDTSQPGAPILPEVEELRNISELVAIEVAKVAVAEGVARENLSDDDIKIAVKEAIWEPEYRQIKAVEKVRI; encoded by the coding sequence ATGAGTAAGTTTACAGTGGCTTCTAATGGTGCATTAGAAACAACATTAAGAGGAGCAGAAGTATTATCAACACCACTTTTAAATAAAGGGGTAGCTTTCACACAAGAGGAAAGAGAAGAGTTAGGTTTAAAAGGGTTATTACCGCCAGCGGTTTTAACGTTAGAAGAACAAGCACGCCGAGCGTATGAACAATTTAGTTCTCAGCCGGATGATTTATTAAAGAATGTATACTTAACAGCGTTACATGATCGAAATGAAGTGTTATTTTATCGTATTTTAACAGAGCATTTACGTGAAATGTTACCGATTGTATATACACCAACTGTAGGTGTAGCAATTCAAAGATATAGTCATGAATACCGTAAACCACGTGGCATTTATTTATCAATTAACGATCCATCAGGTATTGAAGATGCATTTGCAAATATCGGTGCAACAGCTGAAAACATTGATTTAGTCGTTGTAACGGATGGAGAAGGTATATTAGGAATTGGTGATTGGGGTGTTGGTGGAATTAACATCGCAATCGGGAAATTGGCTGTATATACGGCCGCAGTTGGAATCGATCCTAGCCGTGTATTACCGGTAATTTTAGATGTAGGTACAAATCGTGAGGAATTATTAAACAATCCATTTTATATTGGAAATCGTCACCCTCGTATAACAGGTGAAGCTTACGATGAATTTATTGATACGTTTGTTCAAGCGGTAAATAAACAATTCCCGAAAGCACTTCTACATTGGGAAGACTTCAGTTCTCGAAATGCACGAAAAATTTTAGATAAATATCGTCATGACGTTTGTACATTTAATGATGATATTCAAGGTACAGGGGCAGTTTCACTTGCTGCTGTATTATCGGCAGTAAAAGCTTCTGGTGTACCGTTAAGTGAACACCGTGTAGTTGTGTTTGGTGCTGGTACGGCTGGAATCGGTATCGCAGATCAAGTAAGAGATGCAATGGTTCGTGTCGGCTTATCAGACGAAGAATCACATAATCGTTTCTGGTGTATTGACCGTAATGGGTTGGTTACAGATAATATGGAAGATCTTCTTGATTTCCAAATTCCATATGCAAGAAAAGAAGCTGAAGTAAGTGATTGGAAACAAAATGATGCTATCGGACTTGCTGAAGTTGTGAAACATGTAAAACCGACAATTTTAATTGGTACATCTACTGTTGCAGGCGCATTTAAAGAGGAAATTATTAAAGAAATGGCTTCTCACGTAGAAAGACCAATCATTTTACCAATGTCGAATCCAACGCCACTTGCTGAAGCGAAACCAGCAGATTTAATCGAGTGGACAGAAGGAAAAGCATTAGTTGCAACAGGAAGTCCGTTTGAACCGGTTACATATAACGGTGTAACGTATGTGATTGGACAGTCAAATAACGCACTTATTTTCCCAGGACTAGGTCTTGGTACAATTGTTGTTCGTGCAAGCGTCATGACGGATGGAATGTTCGCAGCAGCAGCAGAAGCAGTTGCAAGTATGGTAGATACAAGTCAGCCAGGAGCGCCTATTTTGCCAGAAGTTGAAGAGTTACGTAATATCTCTGAACTGGTTGCGATTGAAGTAGCGAAAGTTGCAGTTGCAGAAGGTGTTGCTAGAGAGAACTTAAGTGATGACGATATTAAGATTGCCGTAAAAGAAGCAATATGGGAACCGGAGTATCGCCAAATAAAAGCGGTAGAAAAGGTTAGAATATAG
- a CDS encoding DUF3934 family protein, translated as MSKTKAKPKKGVGQGTGSKGWNRWQSSAKKKAAKPYKSKGTKK; from the coding sequence ATGAGTAAAACGAAAGCAAAACCGAAAAAAGGTGTAGGACAAGGTACAGGAAGTAAAGGATGGAACCGTTGGCAATCAAGTGCGAAAAAGAAAGCTGCAAAACCATACAAAAGTAAAGGTACAAAGAAATAA
- a CDS encoding sensor histidine kinase, whose product MAPLNWNQLWKKDMYLLIILMVVVPIAGELNFHPFNDMFRVSFGTPLFFFLLLFLRRVPAAAAGILVGISVVLFRVCLDWVLQGSFHMTESFYLRYPVFFYYFIYGSLFSLCRVNKFHQKPIVIGCLGITIEIIASMSELAFYHMLVLGTTITVSEVNKLIIIAIFRSFFALGFLNMMNLYETKLKESQVRKENENMLMYLSNLYVESVHLKKTLQNAELITQEAYQLYRNLQANDDLNSKTALKIAGEVHEIKKDNQRIFAGLSKLLLDKNVAEYVEGHELAEMIVRINEKYAEMLEKDIRFSEHIEGEHAEYHVYTVLSIFNNLVANAVEAIEGRGLIIIKLYKRDKHIFFEVIDDGLGIAQKYKKLVFKPGFTSKYDQAGTPSTGIGLSYINEMVTELGGEVRLEDRETGGGCKFIVCLPECSLKREGE is encoded by the coding sequence GTGGCACCTTTGAATTGGAATCAATTATGGAAGAAAGATATGTATCTTTTAATTATATTAATGGTTGTTGTTCCGATTGCTGGAGAGCTGAATTTTCATCCTTTTAATGATATGTTTCGTGTTAGTTTCGGGACACCGCTTTTCTTCTTTTTATTACTATTTTTAAGAAGAGTGCCAGCAGCAGCTGCAGGTATTCTTGTAGGTATATCTGTAGTCTTATTTCGTGTATGTCTTGACTGGGTATTGCAAGGTTCATTCCATATGACAGAATCATTTTATTTGCGTTATCCTGTGTTCTTTTATTATTTTATTTATGGAAGTCTTTTTTCGCTTTGTAGGGTGAATAAGTTTCATCAGAAGCCAATTGTGATAGGATGTCTTGGAATTACAATTGAAATTATCGCAAGTATGTCTGAACTTGCGTTTTATCATATGTTAGTGCTGGGGACAACGATAACAGTTTCTGAAGTGAATAAACTAATTATTATTGCTATTTTCCGTAGTTTCTTTGCACTTGGTTTTTTAAATATGATGAACTTATATGAAACGAAGTTAAAAGAATCACAAGTTCGAAAAGAAAATGAAAATATGTTAATGTACCTCTCTAATTTATATGTGGAATCTGTCCATTTGAAAAAAACGTTACAAAATGCTGAGTTAATTACACAAGAAGCATATCAACTATATCGAAACTTACAAGCGAACGATGATTTAAATAGCAAAACAGCATTAAAAATAGCAGGAGAAGTGCACGAAATCAAAAAGGATAATCAAAGAATTTTTGCAGGACTATCTAAACTGTTATTAGATAAAAATGTGGCTGAGTATGTAGAAGGACATGAATTAGCGGAAATGATTGTAAGAATTAATGAGAAATATGCTGAAATGTTAGAAAAAGATATACGTTTTTCGGAACATATAGAAGGTGAGCATGCAGAATATCATGTGTACACGGTCTTATCCATTTTTAATAACTTAGTTGCAAATGCAGTTGAAGCAATTGAGGGTAGAGGTCTCATTATTATTAAGCTATATAAACGAGATAAACATATATTCTTTGAAGTAATTGACGATGGTCTTGGTATTGCACAGAAGTATAAGAAATTAGTATTTAAGCCAGGATTTACTTCAAAGTATGATCAAGCGGGAACACCTTCAACAGGTATTGGACTTTCTTACATAAACGAAATGGTAACAGAGCTAGGTGGAGAAGTGAGATTAGAAGACCGAGAAACTGGCGGAGGGTGTAAGTTTATCGTTTGTTTACCGGAGTGCAGTTTAAAGCGGGAAGGAGAATAA
- a CDS encoding MFS transporter yields MSKFRSHNEHNTERVIDKHALLFGLISVFLCGIGFSIIIPVVPFLVQPYTSNSAEQAVVVTLLTSVYAVCVFFAAPALGALSDKYGRRPLLLVCLFGSAIGYLVFGIGGALWILFAGRIIEGITGGSISTIFAYFADIIPPEQRTKYFGWVSAVVGVGTVIGPTIGGYLAKFGYSVPMYFGAIITLLNVVYGILYMPESLDKNNRLKEITFVRLNPFTQLANILSMKNLKWLLVSAFLLWIPNGSLQAIFSQFTMDTFSWKPALIGLMFSIMGFQDIISQSFIMPKLLTKLTDKQIAILGMVSEIIGYSLIAASAFFSFYPFLIAGMFIFGFGDSIFGPSFNGMLSKSVDSSEQGRIQGGSQSVQALARMIGPIIGGQIYVSLGHAAPACMGIILIVAAITVLYKGTHENM; encoded by the coding sequence ATGTCCAAATTCAGATCACATAATGAACATAATACGGAACGAGTCATAGATAAACACGCCTTACTATTCGGTCTCATCTCTGTGTTTCTTTGCGGAATAGGATTCAGCATTATAATACCTGTCGTTCCATTTTTAGTGCAGCCATATACAAGTAATTCGGCAGAACAAGCGGTCGTCGTTACGCTATTAACTTCTGTTTATGCAGTCTGCGTATTTTTTGCGGCTCCCGCACTTGGAGCTTTGAGTGATAAATATGGTCGTCGTCCATTACTTTTAGTATGCCTTTTCGGTTCCGCAATCGGGTACTTAGTTTTTGGCATAGGAGGAGCTCTATGGATACTATTTGCTGGGCGCATAATAGAAGGTATAACAGGAGGGAGCATAAGCACTATCTTCGCATATTTTGCAGATATTATTCCTCCAGAACAAAGAACGAAATACTTCGGATGGGTAAGTGCGGTTGTAGGAGTAGGCACTGTAATTGGACCAACTATAGGTGGATATCTTGCCAAGTTTGGTTATTCTGTACCTATGTATTTTGGAGCAATAATAACTTTATTAAATGTTGTTTATGGAATCTTATATATGCCTGAGAGCCTTGACAAAAATAATAGATTGAAAGAGATTACCTTTGTAAGATTGAATCCATTTACACAGCTTGCAAATATACTTTCCATGAAAAATTTAAAATGGCTACTTGTCTCAGCATTCTTACTTTGGATACCAAATGGATCTTTACAGGCAATTTTTTCACAATTTACAATGGATACTTTTAGTTGGAAGCCTGCGTTAATCGGACTTATGTTTTCAATTATGGGATTTCAAGATATCATTTCACAAAGTTTCATAATGCCAAAACTTTTGACAAAACTTACTGATAAACAGATAGCAATTCTCGGAATGGTTTCGGAGATTATAGGTTATAGTCTTATTGCAGCATCAGCTTTTTTCTCATTTTATCCGTTTCTTATCGCTGGAATGTTTATATTTGGTTTTGGTGATTCCATCTTTGGACCTTCATTCAATGGGATGCTCTCGAAGTCTGTCGATTCTAGTGAACAAGGAAGGATTCAAGGCGGTAGTCAATCTGTTCAAGCTTTAGCAAGAATGATTGGGCCGATCATTGGAGGGCAAATTTATGTTTCACTTGGGCATGCCGCACCTGCTTGTATGGGGATCATCCTTATAGTAGCCGCAATAACAGTCTTATATAAGGGCACGCATGAAAATATGTAA
- a CDS encoding MarR family transcriptional regulator encodes MNKEEKVIVGFRDLYNKIVWLNKDKMEDSLKGYNSSEVHCIEYIEKNVDSNVTKLAESFYMTRGAISRITKKLIKKGLIESYQKSDNKKEIYFRLTEQGKVIYKIHEDLHKEFEERDKVVFDQVTEEEFDSILSFVEKYSRHLDTEIKKQGVHIKS; translated from the coding sequence ATGAATAAAGAAGAAAAGGTCATAGTGGGTTTCAGGGACTTATATAATAAGATTGTTTGGCTTAATAAGGATAAGATGGAAGACAGTCTTAAGGGTTATAATTCTTCTGAAGTACATTGTATCGAATACATTGAAAAAAATGTAGATTCTAACGTGACAAAACTTGCGGAGTCCTTTTATATGACTCGCGGTGCCATAAGTAGAATAACTAAAAAACTTATAAAAAAAGGCCTTATCGAAAGTTATCAGAAGTCGGATAATAAGAAAGAAATCTATTTTAGGCTTACTGAACAAGGGAAAGTAATTTATAAAATACATGAGGATCTGCACAAAGAGTTTGAAGAACGGGATAAAGTTGTGTTTGATCAAGTAACCGAGGAAGAATTTGATAGTATACTTAGCTTCGTGGAAAAGTATAGTAGACATTTGGATACAGAAATAAAGAAACAAGGTGTACATATTAAGTCGTAA